Proteins from a genomic interval of Paenibacillus sp. FSL R5-0623:
- a CDS encoding HDIG domain-containing metalloprotein, with the protein MTSKEPSKGKSFQNKATGWKYSVWARYLLFLFLVILFYVSLASKLLPERYDIQEGTRSEVDIAAPMQIPNNKATLKAQEEAAERVQPIFQIVQLRNENLMTTLLDRVDRLNQDDQISSQDKIDIYRDEIPQRQKDFVTNYINNNRKAGTYSETLLEEIRNVVQEQSYRIPEETYIKISRLTSDDIQEMKPVARDIVARLMTDQISDATTARAKVAEMVSVSSLGKRTQREVVQELARLVVTANRFYDEEGTKEAKVQARENTQTVFIKQGDTLVAKGEMITPEMYTLLDENDLLKNEVNYWPQLGLLMFSCLLSAAILMYIQQGSGTHFKYNNAQLLMLVLIFIITIVVMHVTAIIQTNERSYVGFLAPVAVGAMLIALLLDTSLAFVCSILIGMLSSIILNTHQGQLFDFELGFFAVLVSFVAIFATHKASQRSTILKGAIMVCLFGSIAVFTLALIDSGDWNRTTTLYGVGFAFAGGVLTAILVIGLMPFFETSFGILSALKLVELSNPNHPLLRKLLTETPGTYHHSVMVGNLSEAAAEAIGANGLLCRVGSYYHDIGKTKRPIYFIENQNNMENPHDSIDPKLSKSIIVAHARDGVEMQKDYKLPRPIRDIAEQHHGTTFLHYFYHKALRQAEEAGVEPDFTEEDFRYPGPKAQSKESAIVGIADSVEAAVRSLRKPTVEQVESMIEKIIKGRLDDHQFNDCDLTMRELDIVARTLKETVMGIFHSRIEYPEEIKKPKPTSPEAG; encoded by the coding sequence GTGACCTCGAAGGAACCGTCAAAAGGCAAATCTTTTCAGAATAAGGCTACAGGATGGAAGTATAGCGTGTGGGCACGCTATCTTCTGTTTTTGTTTCTGGTGATTCTTTTCTACGTAAGTCTGGCTTCCAAGCTGCTCCCTGAGCGGTATGATATTCAGGAAGGGACACGGAGTGAAGTGGATATTGCTGCTCCCATGCAGATTCCGAATAACAAGGCCACACTCAAAGCACAGGAAGAAGCTGCCGAACGGGTACAGCCGATATTTCAGATTGTCCAGTTGCGCAACGAAAATTTGATGACTACCCTGCTTGACCGTGTAGATCGATTAAATCAGGATGATCAGATTTCAAGTCAGGACAAGATCGATATCTATCGAGATGAAATTCCGCAGCGCCAGAAGGACTTTGTGACCAACTATATCAATAATAATCGGAAAGCTGGTACATACTCCGAGACTCTTTTGGAAGAGATCAGAAATGTGGTACAGGAGCAAAGCTACCGTATTCCCGAAGAAACCTACATCAAAATCTCACGTCTGACATCGGATGATATCCAGGAGATGAAACCGGTTGCGAGGGATATTGTTGCGAGGTTAATGACGGATCAGATCAGCGATGCAACCACTGCCCGTGCCAAAGTAGCTGAGATGGTGAGTGTCAGCTCTCTTGGTAAGCGTACGCAACGTGAGGTCGTGCAAGAGCTTGCTCGCCTTGTGGTGACCGCTAACCGCTTCTACGATGAAGAGGGAACCAAGGAAGCGAAAGTTCAGGCGCGTGAGAACACGCAAACTGTCTTTATCAAGCAAGGGGACACATTAGTTGCCAAGGGTGAGATGATCACCCCGGAGATGTATACTTTGCTGGATGAGAATGATTTGCTGAAAAATGAAGTGAACTACTGGCCACAGCTTGGTCTTCTTATGTTTTCCTGCCTGTTGTCAGCAGCAATTCTGATGTATATTCAGCAAGGCAGCGGAACGCATTTCAAATATAATAATGCACAGCTGTTGATGCTTGTTCTCATTTTTATTATTACGATTGTGGTTATGCATGTGACAGCGATTATCCAAACCAATGAGAGGTCTTATGTGGGCTTCCTTGCACCTGTTGCGGTAGGCGCGATGTTAATTGCTCTCTTGCTGGATACGTCGCTTGCCTTTGTATGTTCGATATTGATCGGTATGTTGTCCAGCATTATTTTGAATACGCATCAGGGTCAACTTTTTGACTTCGAATTAGGGTTCTTCGCTGTATTGGTTTCATTTGTTGCGATCTTCGCAACACATAAGGCTAGCCAGCGATCAACGATCCTGAAAGGGGCCATTATGGTCTGCTTGTTCGGGTCCATAGCCGTCTTTACCTTGGCTTTGATTGACTCGGGCGATTGGAATCGAACCACTACACTGTATGGCGTTGGGTTTGCATTTGCTGGTGGCGTGCTGACTGCCATACTGGTCATTGGGCTGATGCCATTTTTTGAAACTTCATTTGGCATTTTGTCAGCGCTCAAACTGGTAGAACTGTCCAATCCGAACCATCCGCTTCTACGCAAGTTGCTGACGGAGACACCGGGTACCTATCATCACAGTGTTATGGTAGGCAATCTGTCTGAAGCAGCAGCAGAAGCCATAGGAGCTAACGGATTGCTCTGCCGAGTGGGTTCGTATTATCATGATATTGGCAAGACGAAGCGGCCCATCTATTTTATTGAGAATCAGAACAATATGGAGAATCCGCATGATTCAATTGATCCGAAACTGAGCAAATCCATTATCGTTGCCCATGCGCGCGATGGGGTGGAAATGCAGAAGGATTACAAGCTGCCCAGACCTATTCGGGATATTGCGGAACAGCATCACGGCACGACATTTCTCCACTATTTCTATCACAAAGCACTGCGCCAGGCGGAAGAAGCAGGCGTTGAGCCTGATTTCACGGAAGAAGATTTCCGTTACCCTGGGCCGAAGGCTCAGTCCAAAGAATCGGCTATTGTTGGCATTGCCGATAGTGTGGAGGCTGCTGTGAGATCTTTGCGCAAACCGACAGTGGAGCAAGTGGAGTCCATGATTGAGAAGATTATTAAAGGACGATTGGACGATCATCAATTCAATGATTGTGACCTTACGATGCGTGAACTGGATATCGTCGCCAGAACATTGAAGGAAACGGTGATGGGTATCTTCCACTCCAGGATAGAATATCCGGAGGAGATCAAGAAACCAAAGCCGACCTCACCCGAAGCAGGTTGA
- the ybeY gene encoding rRNA maturation RNase YbeY, translating to MSLNLAWNNEQQDKEITEPMIAMLEQLLNLAGEAEGVADGEVALTFVNDEQIHELNRDYRGIDRPTDVLSFAMNETVDEELDIIYELDEDEEMEEMPDVLGDIIISVPRTILQSEEYGHSFERELGFLFVHGFLHLLGYDHQDEASEAEMMGKQEAVLAQAGLTR from the coding sequence ATGAGTCTTAATCTGGCATGGAATAATGAACAACAGGATAAAGAAATTACAGAACCGATGATTGCAATGCTGGAACAGTTGCTGAATCTCGCCGGAGAAGCGGAAGGTGTTGCAGACGGGGAAGTGGCTCTGACTTTTGTAAACGATGAGCAGATCCATGAGTTGAACCGTGATTATCGCGGTATTGATCGTCCTACGGATGTACTGTCTTTTGCGATGAACGAAACGGTGGATGAAGAGCTCGATATTATCTATGAGCTGGACGAAGATGAAGAAATGGAAGAAATGCCGGATGTTCTTGGAGACATCATCATTTCCGTACCACGGACCATCCTGCAAAGTGAAGAGTATGGACACTCATTTGAACGTGAACTTGGTTTTCTGTTTGTCCATGGTTTCTTGCACCTGCTCGGATACGACCATCAGGATGAAGCAAGTGAGGCTGAAATGATGGGCAAACAAGAAGCGGTATTGGCCCAGGCCGGGTTGACTCGATAA
- a CDS encoding PhoH family protein translates to MSEQTRSIQISLQSAGEGQSLFGPQDTFLKLIESEIPAQIASREAEIVIFGNAQQVESLEQLFDVLLQLIRNGYVLTERDVKYAIELAKDMRADQLLDLFKGEITTTYRGKPIRVKTIGQKHYVTTIKKRDIVFGIGPAGTGKTYLAVVLAVAAIKEGSVKRIVLTRPAVEAGESLGFLPGDLQEKVDPYLRPLYDALYDVMGQEQTAKALERGLIEIAPLAYMRGRTLDDSFIILDEAQNTTPEQMKMFLTRLGFGSKMVITGDVTQIDLPRGKKSGLVEANTILNEVNEIGFVYFAEQDVVRHSLVQKIIVAYNHAAENQA, encoded by the coding sequence TTGTCAGAGCAAACACGCAGCATACAAATCTCCCTCCAGAGTGCGGGAGAGGGCCAATCCCTTTTTGGACCCCAAGATACTTTTCTCAAACTGATTGAATCCGAGATTCCTGCCCAGATTGCATCCCGTGAAGCGGAGATTGTGATTTTTGGCAACGCACAGCAGGTGGAATCGCTTGAACAATTATTTGATGTGTTACTGCAATTGATACGCAATGGATATGTGTTAACCGAGAGAGATGTGAAGTATGCGATTGAACTTGCCAAGGATATGCGGGCAGACCAACTATTGGACCTGTTCAAAGGCGAGATTACGACGACATACCGAGGTAAACCAATCCGTGTTAAAACCATTGGACAGAAGCACTATGTAACTACAATTAAAAAACGTGATATTGTATTTGGCATTGGTCCTGCCGGTACGGGCAAAACCTACCTTGCTGTTGTACTGGCTGTTGCCGCAATTAAAGAAGGCAGCGTCAAACGCATTGTACTCACACGGCCTGCTGTTGAAGCAGGAGAGAGTCTTGGGTTTTTGCCAGGTGATCTTCAGGAGAAGGTAGACCCTTATCTGAGACCGCTGTACGATGCCTTATATGACGTTATGGGGCAGGAACAGACCGCGAAGGCACTGGAGCGGGGATTAATCGAAATCGCGCCACTCGCCTACATGCGGGGGCGTACGCTGGATGACTCCTTCATCATTCTCGATGAAGCACAGAACACAACGCCTGAACAGATGAAGATGTTTCTGACCCGTCTTGGTTTTGGCTCCAAAATGGTCATCACTGGAGACGTTACACAGATTGATTTACCGCGTGGTAAGAAATCCGGGCTTGTGGAAGCAAATACGATCTTGAATGAAGTTAACGAGATTGGATTTGTCTATTTTGCCGAGCAAGATGTTGTGCGGCATTCTCTCGTCCAGAAAATTATCGTGGCTTACAACCACGCCGCAGAAAATCAAGCATAG